The proteins below are encoded in one region of Sulfolobus islandicus Y.N.15.51:
- the tsaA gene encoding tRNA (N6-threonylcarbamoyladenosine(37)-N6)-methyltransferase TrmO, with protein sequence MEACFKYIGFIKRNDNSASRNATVEIHINEEYEERLKGLEEFSHIIVLYHLHLANFDGRLLKEREGVMVGVFATRSQFRPNPIGISVAELIEIKDNIIIAKGINAFNNTPVLDIKPYDKWDRAEEVRVQTWHDVV encoded by the coding sequence ATGGAAGCTTGCTTTAAGTATATAGGTTTTATAAAGAGAAATGACAATTCCGCATCTAGAAATGCAACCGTGGAAATCCATATAAATGAGGAATATGAGGAGAGGTTAAAAGGATTAGAGGAGTTCTCGCACATTATAGTCCTTTATCATTTACATTTAGCTAACTTTGATGGAAGATTATTGAAAGAAAGGGAAGGAGTTATGGTAGGAGTTTTTGCAACCAGATCCCAATTTAGGCCGAATCCTATAGGTATATCTGTAGCCGAATTGATTGAAATTAAAGATAATATAATAATAGCCAAGGGCATAAATGCATTTAACAATACTCCAGTTCTCGATATAAAACCATACGACAAATGGGATAGGGCAGAGGAAGTTAGAGTTCAAACATGGCATGATGTTGTGTGA
- a CDS encoding CBS domain-containing protein, producing MYVADLIVRNPVTAKAEISIRDAAKIMKKENLGSLIIVDETNRPIGIVTERDILRAVADEILLDSPVSTIMTKGLITIAPNKDITEALIIMYQNNVRHLAVVGQNGELVGVISIRDAAKAVNLLALDLAIW from the coding sequence ATGTATGTTGCAGATTTGATTGTTAGAAACCCAGTTACAGCCAAAGCTGAAATAAGTATACGAGATGCTGCGAAGATTATGAAAAAGGAAAATCTAGGCTCACTTATAATAGTAGACGAGACAAATAGGCCGATTGGGATAGTTACTGAAAGGGATATTTTGAGAGCGGTAGCCGATGAGATATTATTAGACTCTCCCGTTTCTACAATCATGACTAAAGGTTTGATAACTATTGCCCCAAATAAGGATATTACAGAGGCATTGATAATCATGTATCAAAATAACGTTAGACATCTAGCAGTAGTTGGACAAAATGGGGAGCTAGTCGGAGTAATATCTATAAGAGATGCCGCTAAGGCAGTTAATCTGTTGGCACTTGATCTGGCAATATGGTAG